TTGTGTTATTAGATATAAAAATCCATATTTACTAATGGCATACAAGTTTCACCCTTCATTCGTAAATATTCTAAGATCCACACTCAATGAAAGAAAAGGTACCAGGACGGATCGTTTTATTATGATTCATGATGTAACCGCAAATTTATGACTGTCGTTCGTAATCCAAAGAAAAACGGAGAAGTCGTATTAGGTCATCTTTGAGATAtggaccaaccaaccaggcCTAAGGTTTGACTAACCTGAGAAATGTGCCGAAGCCCTTTAAATGATCTGCATTCGAATGAGATCAGTCAGTTGGAACCTTCTCCTCAATTGAGACAGACACAAATTACaggttcatttcaattcatggaACACCTTTCAGCCCAGCCGCGGAACAGTAAGTAATCCAAAAAATGTGTGAGGCTCGCCGTCCTCGGGTTTCATCAAAGCTATATGTTACTTTTAGTGACATTTCAAGAGCATCCAATCCCATTTCGAAGTCCTTTGGGTGAGGACCGAGGATCTTATGAGATTGCGGATGTTCAGCATTGGGTGGTAGTCGGGATACTGATGCCAATCGTGATCGGACTCTATCTCCTACTTGTGCTGATATGTTATTACTTATTTTGTAAGAAAGAAAACAACTGGGAACAAGAACTTCAAAGCCAGCTCCACACCTTGCAGCAGGTGAGACGTGATTCTTCATAAATGTCCATTTGGGCACCCTGTTCAATTCACTTGTTCTTCATTCCAGAACTCAAATGATGGGAGCTTCACACCGCCTCCATCTTATGCGATATTCATAGGAAGTGGAGACTCTGATTTTATTCCTCCGTCATACAAGATGTTGTTCCCACAAGCGTCCATTACCAATTCGGTGGATTCTTTGCAACATCAGCCAGAAATTGCTAGTAGTAAGTGTGACCAGCCTCGTTATCTTGAATTCGCCCATCAACTGCAAATAGTTTGATTGCTTTTAAGCTTAATGGTTGTCTTCGGTTTTTGAAAGTgatcaaaagcaacacaaaaatcaaaaatcttCATGCAATTGCAGTACGTAAATGTTCTGATCCGATATATTTTTCCCCAACCAATGTTACTGGTTCATGATCATTGGCACAATTGTCTTTCACTTTTCGTCATAAAATATGTTCATGTTGAATAAAgtgaaagatatctgataaTCCTTTTCTAGTCATGAAGCATTCATGAACAAGATTTATTAAGCTACTAAGTAACATTCTGTGAGACTATGGGTGgcaaatctttaaaaaatcaagCTTTCTTGCACCAATATCATCTTCCGGTTACTACGTCCAATGTCTAAGTTTGGCTCATTTGGCCAAGATTAAGACCCCAATGACCTTGTTCCAGGTTCTCATTCGGGTTCAGCGAATTTGATCGATCTCTCCACTCCGAGTAACACCATCAAGCTGTTGCCTAATCAGATCCATATCGTGTGCGAAACGCCCTCCACAGCCCTCAATTTCATCCAGCACGTGTCTCAAGCTCGGGGAACCCATTCCTACGATTCCTCAAGCAGCTTCGGTGCCGGCCCTAGCGTCAGCTACTCTTCAGGGCCGCTGATGAGCAGTCGGCTTCAGGGTCGCGGGTCCCAGTACCTCTACTTCCCTTTCCCACATGGCCGAACGCCCTCGCCTAGACAAACAATGGTGCCCAGATGTGGGTCGGAAGATGTGGGTCCGACGTCTGAACTGGAAATGGGTCGCTTTGAGGAAGAGCCAGAAGTTGGCTTAGCGATTTTCAATCGCTCCAGAATGAGGAGAGGCTCTTCGTTTTGAATCGAAAGACTTGAAATGTCCTTATGGTCAGAGTTTTCTGTATTTATACAAGAAGACATGGTGGGAAGAATGGATTATTTTGATACAAAACAGGGTCTGTGATACATTTGTGGGGTTTCAGCTCGTTGGAGCCACCACCACAAAAAGCTTTTGTAAAACGTTGGTGACATAAAATGTGTAACGATCCAAAAACGCGGGCTTATTCTTCCATCCAATGAAGAAGGCGTAGACAGGTACGGCGGTGAAGATCATCAGCAATCCGATCCCGGTCTCCACGGGCTTGGCCATCATCGGGAGGACAGTAATGATTGCTGTGAGAATGAGATACACTATGGGGAAAACAAGATGGACCTTCAGTGGTcgctccattttgggttgtCTCCATCGAAGATAAGGCAGGCAAAATACAGCTGCCCCTATCGAAAGCCACGTGGCAAAGCCAACGTAGTTCATGAGCATGCCGATATTGGATGAACTGAGATAAAGCAGGGCAAGGAAAGTGATCACCATCACTGACGGGGCCGGAGTCATCTTCTTCGTTTGGATCATGGTGAGAACCTGCGGCATTTGACCCTCACGGGCTCCGGCGAAAAACAGCCTAGAAGAGGTCAGAAGGGTTCCATTGACGGCCCCAAAGGTAGAGCAAGCCACAAAGATTGGAATGATCCAAGCTAATCCCCCATACATGCGGTTGGCAAAGGTCACGGCCACAGCCTCGGACCCCAAGACCTCGGCTGGCGACAGTGTCGTGTGAAAAGCAACGATGGTAAGCACATAGATGACCAGGGTGATGATGCAAGAGATACCAATAGCGCGGGGAAGATCTCGGACGGGATCTTTCATCTCCTCAATGATGAAGTTCAAGTAGTTCCAACCCGTGTAGGCAAACAACCCCGAGTAGAATGACGACGCAATCACGGTGAAATCCGTCTCCGTGTTATCCCACGTAAAATATTGGGTCTGTCCCCGACCCAACTGGACAAATCCGGTCACGACAATAATAATGAGTGCGAACACCTTGGCGTAGGTGAAGTAATCCTGGACCTTGCTGGCCCATTTGACATCGTAGCAATTGATGAAGCACAGTAAACACAAACAGGTGGCGGCGAGAAGCCTCGTGGCCTCATCCGGAGGCTGACAATCAGGGAAGAAAGGCTTCAAGATGTACAATGCGAAGGTTAGTGACTGGATTGCTCCAGTGCACGGACGGACAATGATACATTCAATCCACAGTCTGATGAAAGCCAGAAACGGGCCGAATGTGACGTGGATGTAGGCGTAATCCGCCCCCGATTTACGAATCATACATCCTAAGCGGAGAATAAGTCTGCTGTAGTCAAATGACACTTGTGGAGTTCCGAAAATATCCTACCTAATTCGGCGTAACAATACGCTCCGAACATGGTGAATATCCCGCATATCGTCCACACCACCAAGGACAAGTTAACGGATCCGGTGGACACCAAAACTCCCGAGGGTGAGACGAAGATCCCTGAACCGATAATACAACCCACAATGACAGTGCAGCCGTTCAGGAGAGTCATTTCAGCCTTCAATTTCACCCCTTCTTCCGGGGCATTCCTCTCACTATCAAGGCTTTGGGTGTCACCTTTTCCATCCTTGGCAAACTGGGGCCCCATCAGCTCTTGACTAAGGCCTTCATCCGGAAATCCGTTCGGCTTCTGTTCATTGAAGAAGAGCGTATCCTTCATGTTGGACCCACGATGCTTCACTGTTCACTTCTATCGTTCCGACAAGCTAGCGTACTACGAAAGCATGTCTCTTGGGAGTGCCGTTAGGAGGGGGTGTAATCATACTTTAGCACATGAGGTTTCTCTCTTCATGGAGAGAGTAATTTTAATGACACCACTGGCAGGATCAAAGGTCAGGGAATTGAACTCATGGTGTGAAATTTGATACTAGATAAATGACTTTGCGAATTACTTTTTAAGGACCAAATATCGTCGGTTTTAACACACTGCATTTTTCAGGACATCTTGTTCAATGTTCCTTTTTCGTGGGGTGCTATTAACACATGTTCTCAATCCACTTATTTTAACAGGTGTTTTcccaatacatttttctttggacgAGTTAATCTTGTATTTTACAGGAGCGTGTTGAAATAGGCCTTTTTTGctcttaacatttttttgtttgttctaAATGCTACCCTGTGCATTACGATGTTCTATCACCGGCAGTAATTGGCATCCTTATttaaaaaatttcaaacttgtacTTTCCTTCATTGTTGCCATTATTTCAATGGCTGAAAATACAAAGAGGCTACTGTTTGTTTAACATTTCCgaattttcaagtttcctctTGTCCTAAATTTCATTCTCAATTTGTCTCTATAAGAtgtaaatactttttttcacaTGCCTTTCACCTATCCTAATCCGAATTTCCATCTAAACTCTTAAAATCCATGGGTTATACCATCAAAGGGTAAGTTCCATCAAAGTTTTAGTTTCATCTCATGGTGGATTTTAGAGAATGGGATGAAAAGGACAAAATCGAGAACAGATCAGATCCCATAAATTATTGTAGATCATATgtcaagaaataaaaacacTTCTCCAAGTAAAGCATGGTTTGCGGTAAATTTCAAATTCGCTCTCTGTGCTCAAATCTGGTGGAACCAAATAACCGGTGAATACTGAATCAACCACGTTCATGAGGAGAGGGTCTTTGCAGGTGCGTGGGATATtgatccaaaagaaggagCGCGCGCGGCTGATGCaatatacacacacactgcATCAGTTTCATGTTTTTGGCACGACAATAAGTGTGCTTTAATACGTTTCCAACGAGGATAAAGGCAGAAATGTTCCCCGAAACTTTCATTAGGATAGGAATGGACTTTTGTTCCAGTAGTGTCTCACTATTGACTCCAAGTCAAAATAATTCGGGCTCTAATGATAAGAGTAGAAAGCACTTGAGATTCCTCAGAACTGGATTGAGCTAGTTctaattgtttttcattgcttCGATCTAGATTTCACGAGACACAGTTTtgtgagaaagaagagatgtctGGAAATGAGTTGCACTCTAAGTACAGGGAGAGCAAAACATCAGCAGAAACTGAATTTAGAAAAATATCCGCTGATGAGGCGTACAGTTGTTGGAATGTGCATTTAGAAACTCGTGTGATTAGGAATGAGAGTCAAAAGATAGAAGCAAAACCATGACTGATCATTTTGATCCATGTTGCACTTTTCACCACTCTCCTTTTTAGAACGTACGAGAGGCAAGTCAGAACTAGTTGGcgatgaaaagaaagttttttttgcaaacgtCATTAATTGAAATACTGATGTTGTGGTATTCTAAGAGGTCAATGGTTCGCCCTTAGGGTTTTTGAGAATTAAATGTTCATGCATGACAACAGGAAATTTGATGGTTCTTAGAAAATATCAACCATTTTGCTGTTGAATGGTTGCCACATTTTGGcggcaaaataaaaaaaaatgatatatttcTTTCCACTCTTTGCAACCAATACTGCCTCAGGTTTAACACAATAAGTTATCTGTTGTGTATCAGACAAATCAGGCACTTATTGACGCAAACAATCACATGCATGCAATTacaatttcaatgatttctgGTGTTAGATGGATCTGTTTCATCTTATTTGTCGTGCTTGTCTCTACAAGAAGCCTAAAATGAACTATTAACATTAATTCTTCACAGAGGTGACACATGTTTTCTCAACTGAAATACGTGACACATACTTCATCACtttgaataaaattcattGAATCCCCAACTTGTCACGTATTTCTTCCCTGGGACTTAGCAACAGCAAACTAGTATGGCATATAAATTCCTACTGTTGTGAAAAATTACTTTAATGTCTAAATATAGTctttatttttgacaaaccGATACAAAGGGATGACATGACCTCATTTCAAGTCCCTCATTGTTCCAAATAGTACAAAACGCTTAGTTGCCGTTTTTTGAGCAATCATGCTTGTTTATCCCTCGTGATTTGGCATTTGTCGTATTTGCCTCCGATCCGAAAGACTATTTTAGTGGGTGGGACGAATGCACTTCTAGTCGAACTTCTGAGCATACTACACTCATCAATTTTACCCAAGTTTGGAGtcccaaaagttgttcctAAGTCCGCTTAGGGCCGGAAAAATTGGGAACAAATGGCCAATGACTGACTGTATGTGCTTAGCAACGGAGTTACTGAACAGTAGGTAACGCTTGGGCATTGACATTAGGTGTTTGTACTTAGTGAAGAGAAAAGTAGTAATTTCAATCAGCCCTCATTGTTGACTAGTTTTCGATGGTAAATTGCAAGTCACTTTCTAAGAATAAAATCAATGATTGTTTGATGAAAGCTTGAAAAGTCTGGTCTTTTTAGTAGTTTTGAGTATTTgcgagttgaatttgatatgtGGCATCACACACTTGTCCCATgtgttcaattgaaattgataacATTTCTTGACAACGTAATCTTAAAAGATTACATTTGGTCGATTAATTGAACCATTTCCAGTATTCATCGATTGAGGAAAATTGATGGCTCACATTTCAAGGATTGTTAAGTCACGTTAGAAGATAGATGATTTTGGCATGGTTAGCTTtatctcatcattttaaaaggAACCAGCTATCCGTAGTGTTCTCATTTGGTTTGTTGCATTTAAATGTTCAAAACagcaaaacaagtttttgaatttagatttgatCAAGGCTGTCTTTGCCAAGTTCACagcaaagccaaaaaaacatcattttaaGTGGCAGAGTGTATCAACGCTATCTAGAGTACAAATACATACTTTTAAGACTTTCAACCTATTTCATGACTAAATTATGTGTAACATGGACAACTCTATGATTTTCAATCTCCAGTGCGTCATTCATAGCTAAGCTTGATTGGGCTAGAAATAGAAAGACGAATTGAACGTaaaatacaaatttaaaaactATGAACATTTTGTTCTCGTCCAtcgatgagcatattttaAGAATGCGTCTGGATTGTACAAGAAAAGTGTTCTTAATCGTTACAAAACGTCAAAATCACATGTTCCAATCAAGTGGACAATCCCCAGGTTCATTCAATACCTCcttaaaaaggtaaaaagtaCCAACTTGATGTCAATTACtcatttgatgtttttggTCATGTTGCTTAGTTAGAGTTTTGTGATTGAACCTAACAAAAacccaaagagagagagagtacaTTTATTAAATAAGATGTATTTTGAATTGTGATGAATCGCCAACTGTTTGTACTCGAACTATGATTGGAAATTGAAGCTTGGCAACACATGTAGAGCGTACTACAAGATCAGGTTTGCCAATAAAATGCTTATTTCTATTCACCAAACTGAAAGGAATACTTGCCAATTGGGGCTGAGTAGGACAttaaaataatgaagaaactcaaatcaaatcagATATTCAGATCAACACTTTGAGTTTCGTAAACCGTAACAGGTTAGCTTATAACAGCAAAATATGGTATATTATGtatttgaatgtatttgtGACTCATCCAGAACTCGCGAGGTCTTTATCATTTAGccgaaaaagatcaagaagaggGGAAAACCTTCAGTCTCTCTTGAAATCTGGAAACATCTGGTTCTTTCGTTTAATGACCTTGACAAGGCTACTGAAGGCTGAGAAACTACAATCCTGTTTCGATTTTCATTTCAGACGCAACAAGGtaggttttttttgaagacaacatacatacaacacGAGTTGGGATCTATTTTTGTGAGGAAGACGGAGTTTAATTTGCCACAGTGACTAAAAtgccaaatcaaaatttgatggaatTGTCCAAACACTGcgaagaaaaatgccaatatttTCCATCGAGATTTCGTAATACTTTTTAATCACTTTTGAGTAAGTAGGCAAATGTAACATAATATTGAATAGGTTTCATgaagaattttgatcaaaaaaaggtccaagtgtgatttgaaagatgcaaccgaatcaacaaggcctacgtattccctgcgAATgtgagagggaagcaaattaaacaaagaaggagcccgtgaaagaagagagttggatttcatggttttaactagcctggattctcgaggacttgaaggggCTCTCGAaaggcacattaagcctctacggtcactagaattgaccctaaatcctgggttggtacaaagctcatggatgcttttgaagacgtacagtatcacatacctttcgtaccttctctgaacactgtacagtcccaacttttttagtctctcctaatacgagagctctctcatacctgtgatgttcctactGAAATACCTTAAGGCTTGTTTGACCTTGCGCCTCGTTTTGACTATGCAATAGTTTTGCTAAACAATGtctcaaaagatattttctgAACGGCTTGATTGTTCGCTTTTTTGAccaacctttcaaaaaaaaacattcattcagGTTGCAAAACTGTTTCAGTACATTGCCAGAGTATTAAATAGGAGACTCATTAGCTCAAAGAAGTGGTGAATTGCTTAATCATTAATGAGTTGCTATGTTCTGttgcaaaagcattcattgacCCTGGTGCaagctgtttttgttcaaagcaattttatTAGTTCCCTATTGCACTTTACCTTTTTGCATATTGGCTGCCGGTAACGTTTCAATGAGAAATCATACCTGCTAAAAAGATTCAGTGGAATGGAGGGCTTATAAAGGAAGTGAGtgcttttgccttttttgcctttttcttaCTTTGGTTTTTTAAGCATTGACAACCTTTTATTACGACTCATGGTCATATCAACAGGTTTAAGATATAATAAAGATAGTTGCATTAACAAAGGAGATAAGTCGAaaaattaaaaacattttggcctttcataattttattcattattcaatttaaaaGAATAATCAGCATATAAATGTCtgtcttgtttttctttttctttccttgttcttccatttttgcagCTTTTTTGTGTGcagtttttccaatttcaattgcacTCTTCAAAGCAGCCCTGATGATCTCACTTCCAGTGATTGACTCCTGTTATTCCCAAAAGACCTTGCAACCTTTGGCAGATTTGTCCAAATCCCATTATTTCTAGCTTTCCATCCAATGTGCACCAATCAAAGTAATCAAAATCCAAAGATATTCCATAGGTACACAACCTAACTCTTTACTTGTCTTGTCTCCTTGATATGATACAATTGGGTAAGACGAGCCAAATCTCGTAATGCACATACACACTAAATGATGGCGTAGCCCACTTTTCTTTTTGNNNNNNNNNNNNNNNNNNNNNNNNNNNNNNNNNNNNNNNNNNNNNNNNNNNgggatcggctttgaacacattgagttacgtgattctcaaaatcaagttccgaaatCAGGGAaccagtgagttgatggctcgtttgtctgctttggttgaccctgagtaacgcaagagaagtcgatcagcaggacaccctgctgcccgactaccaaaatgtgttcgaagtaaagtttgaaatggcttggttggattgacttttctttgacaagccctctagttgaAACTCAATAACGCAtgagaagtcgatcagcccgacaccctgctgcccaactaccaaagtgtgttcaaagcaaagtctcaagtggcttggttggagtgacttttctctgataagtagtgatgtgtttcaatccggaaggtcagctttttagcttaaaggatCTCGGTTtgggctcccatcacaagctaaagagagtacaataacaaaaccaaaactccttaaatgagtggcaaaacgcgACCCTGCCGTTCATGGTCTCGGAACCAGTGTTGCTTTCAAAttcgttcctgatcttgggtcttcatttctctcccctttttcgttgaaatgcgagccctaccagaggttcttcaagctaaatagctgattttcccgCCGTATGGAATCAAAttcccaaattttcaaatggactAAATCAAATTACCgcaaatcaaattgttccaaattccaaattgaaaccaaattaACCAGAAATAGGAATGGGCAAAAGAGTTGAAAGACTAGATATGGTAAAGGTAGGTATGCTTGCAAGATTATCACGTTTTCCTCTTGTGACATTGCGCAAAGACACTGCTCATCAAAGTTAGATTTTCTTTGGGCTTTTTCAATAACatgtctttaaaaaaagggagagaaatCTTCGAGGTTGTTAACAATACCAAGTTCGCTCTAAATAATAGCTCTATTTAAGAACACGGACGAAATTCGGGGTGACTGAAGTGCGGAATTTATAGAAATGATCACGAACTTAGTGATGGGACCGTTGCCTCAAAAGTCTCTAGCATTCAATGCAATACCGGTCCAATGCCAGATTCAAAATTTATCATGTAAGTTTGAGCCTTTCTGACACATTGGCACGGAcgccaaaatggatcaaaattaaATCCAGCTCATTATTGAGCACACCCAAAGAGTTTCAAGTAAAACTACAAAATGTTAATAGAACCCAAGCTGATTTTTTGGTGATTTTTCTGGTGGGCACCTTTGGACGGTGGATCTATCGCCTTCTGGCCACCATCGGCGTCATGGACAACCTCAAGGAGGCTTGAACCAAGCCTTGTGTCAGAATGTATCAGGCTTGAAAAGTTTCGCATTGTCTCATCAGTATCATGAACCTCACGAGTGAGAACATGCAACTAGTGCTTTAGATTATTTTGGAGATCAGTCACCTTTAGATGCAGCTGATTGTTATTATCAAATTTTTGAACATGGTCTGTAAGTAAGTAAGCTGGTTAaactacactttaggggacacaCGGAAGCAGCAGTAAGCTACGTtgggaagaggaggaggtgggggCGACAAGGACTTGAAATGGATAGTCGGAGGGAAAAAGACCACTGTGGGACCGTGGACAAAGAGCGACAACCACAGTGGTGGGCATATGTTGGAAACTGATTCAACAGATTAAGAAATCGGCAAGTCAGCAATGGTCAAAGAATTACGGCTTATTAATCTCAGACTGGAGAATGTATCCAGAATTCGGAAACCCGAAACTATGCAAATGTCACAACTATTTCTTGTTGTGAAACTCTGACCAATGGAGTGGTTAAAGCAAAGTGattttctaattcaaattgTGATCTCATTCCATGATAGGTGATGGCAGGCAATAGATAATACAGGAAACAGTAATgttgagttcttttttttagtttgagtATAAACCTCACAGTCTTGAGTCAGTTAACATATATTGTTCATACTTTTTCTCTTAGAAGCCATCACTTACGTTCAAAGACAAGGGGTTTCTCTGGAAACTAAAATCAGTAGCCATATCTCGttaatatttctatttcttgaCCCATCTATGCTCAGCTCCCATCTAATCGTGCCGCAGAGTAGGCTTGTTCAGGCAATTGGCCCCACGTGCTAAGAAGCTACTACTGCAACTAGCGCTCCCTCCTTCTCTTTATGTCCCCCAAAGTGTATCATTGccgaatttcattttcaatgaagaacCTTCAATGAGAGACTACCTCGATGGATGAGGGAGGCCAATGCGGAGCTCGCTTTCAATATTTGCCTCCAAAAATGACGTTTGCGCTCAATGACTCAAATCAGAATCTTAGTCGTGATATTGTTCCTTCCGATCGAGGACGGTCTGAAGTTCTGAGGAAATGGTCTCGGCAGTATGGCGACCCCAAACTCGATCAGTGCACATACAAGATCATTGATGGTAGCGAGAGTGTCACTTCATCACATTAGTAGTGTACGCTCATTGCCATAAATCCAGTACAATTTATTGAAGACCAACACGCATCTGTATTGTTAGTTAACAGACGCCCAGCTAACTGGTTGGAGAGTGTAGAGAGGATTAAGGGTGTGACAAAACTTCCTAAATCCCTCATCTTTGACATTACATTTTGCATTGGTCTTCCCCAGTCTTCCCACGAATTTCCAGCATTTTCCATAGCATTTGAGAGGACCTTTGCTTCCAGACAAAATAGGGTGGCGGAAATAACAACAAATATAAATGTTgttaaattgttttttttctaggtATCATTTTCTGTCGCGTGGTAACAGAACGAAGTCCCAAATTCCCTTACTTGGATTCCTTGCCTTCTCAATTCGATGGAGTGAAGGCGCTAAATCGGTAactttaattttgattttaagccGTAGAACCATTGAAATTTTCTAGATATTACAGACGAGGTGACACTCCCATTGTGCCGATCTTGGGTGGCTTAATCTTCCAATATCTCCATgccttttggaacaattccGAAATTGCTGACTATAAACTGAATTTCCCATGCTGGACCACATGGTGCAGGCTCAACCACAAGCTCTTGTATTGAAAAAACTTTCACCCAGGTGCTATGTAGAGTCGGATCCATCAACTTGTTGCCACAATGATGATCTGTAGTTGGNNNNNNNNNNNNNNNNNNNNNNNNNNNNNNNNNNNNAGAAATGTAAATTCGTTGTCAAAGAACGGCCAATCTGGTTAaactacactttaggggacacaCGGAAGCAGCAGTAAGCTACGTtgggaagaggaggaggtgggggCGACAAGGACTTGAAANTCTCCATgccttttggaacaattccGAAATTGCTGACTATAAACTGAATTTCCCATGC
This genomic interval from Tigriopus californicus strain San Diego chromosome 6, Tcal_SD_v2.1, whole genome shotgun sequence contains the following:
- the LOC131882696 gene encoding large neutral amino acids transporter small subunit 1-like; amino-acid sequence: MKDTLFFNEQKPNGFPDEGLSQELMGPQFAKDGKGDTQSLDSERNAPEEGVKLKAEMTLLNGCTVIVGCIIGSGIFVSPSGVLVSTGSVNLSLVVWTICGIFTMFGAYCYAELGCMIRKSGADYAYIHVTFGPFLAFIRLWIECIIVRPCTGAIQSLTFALYILKPFFPDCQPPDEATRLLAATCLCLLCFINCYDVKWASKVQDYFTYAKVFALIIIVVTGFVQLGRGQTQYFTWDNTETDFTVIASSFYSGLFAYTGWNYLNFIIEEMKDPVRDLPRAIGISCIITLVIYVLTIVAFHTTLSPAEVLGSEAVAVTFANRMYGGLAWIIPIFVACSTFGAVNGTLLTSSRLFFAGAREGQMPQVLTMIQTKKMTPAPSVMVITFLALLYLSSSNIGMLMNYVGFATWLSIGAAVFCLPYLRWRQPKMERPLKVHLVFPIVYLILTAIITVLPMMAKPVETGIGLLMIFTAVPVYAFFIGWKNKPAFLDRYTFYVTNVLQKLFVVVAPTS
- the LOC131882700 gene encoding uncharacterized protein LOC131882700, encoding MEHLSAQPRNMTFQEHPIPFRSPLGEDRGSYEIADVQHWVVVGILMPIVIGLYLLLVLICYYLFCKKENNWEQELQSQLHTLQQNSNDGSFTPPPSYAIFIGSGDSDFIPPSYKMLFPQASITNSVDSLQHQPEIASSSHSGSANLIDLSTPSNTIKLLPNQIHIVCETPSTALNFIQHVSQARGTHSYDSSSSFGAGPSVSYSSGPLMSSRLQGRGSQYLYFPFPHGRTPSPRQTMVPRCGSEDVGPTSELEMGRFEEEPEVGLAIFNRSRMRRGSSF